A section of the Pseudomonas lini genome encodes:
- a CDS encoding Ig-like domain-containing protein — protein sequence MWWSKGKSRVTEGARALASPMIMSLEPRMLFDGAVAATVADTAEADSHATAEAVKAPTADQPVASKDTHGQADATPAPAPAAVPGQSVVFVDSRVKDADSLLQGVAPGTQVVQLDASKDGLQQIADYLDTHQGISSVQIIAHGNAGDLWLGDSYLSADNVAARSAVLTEIGKDMNVGGDILIYGCYTAEGERGLSFVDSLAQLTGRDVAASSNRTGIGGDWNLEIATGNIESANVLSTTAMSEYQWGLATWTATNNANTGVGSLRAAIASAQNGDIVTFNSSMTVQLTSELLINKNITVDGDLNNDGAADVILDGQYQTRVIEIAAGKIVTLDGLVITRGLVSGTGGNGGYGATGAMAGGIFNAGILTLNNVTVTSNGASGGGGGGGVTGAFYGGGGGGGGGLGGQGGGHGGSAGPGTGTLGGGAGGGGAGGYGGGYDATHMGGRGGTTTGGLGGVGVSNYSNGGNGATATNGTISIGGGGGGAGWDKVGGAGGNAVGGIYNASSGTITIVGTSTISNNIGAGGGGGGGGGYANASNGGAGGKGVGAIWNKGTLLITAANFAALAGNAAGSGAGGTAQGGGATGTSPTSVATIYNDGGVLNTAYSPPPTATIVVADTTLGIGETSLVTITFSEAVTGLTNADLTIANGTLTAVSSGDGGITWTATFTPTASLSDTTNVITLDNTGVINGLGTAGVGTTNSNNYVVDTARPTASIVFTDTALRAGETSLVTITFNEAVTGLTNADLTIANGTLTSVSSGDGGITWTGTFTPTASITDATNLITLDNTGVSDLAGNAGSGTTDSNNYAIDTVRPTATIVVTDTALRIGETSLVTITFSEAVSGFTNADLTIANGTLTSVSSSDGGITWTATFTPNASINDTTNLITLNNTGVSDLAGNAGSGTSDSNNYAIDTLRPTATIVVADTALRIGETSLVTITFSEAVSGFTNADLTITNGTLTSVSSSDGGITWTATFTPSASINDTTNLITLDNTGVSDLAGNAGSGTTDSNNYAIDTVRPTATIVVADTALRIGETSLVTITFSEAVSGFTNADLTITNGTLTAVSSSNGGITWTATFTPSASINDTTNLITLDNTGVADLAGNAGSGTTDSNNYAIDTLRPTATIVLADTALTAGETSLVTITFSEAVTGFTNADLSIANGTLTAVSSSDGGITWTATFTPTAGIISATNVISLANTGVADLAGNTGSGISSSGNYAIDTAPPTATIVVADTALRIGETSLVTITFNQAVSGFTNADLTIANGTLTAVSSGDGGITWTATFTPTASITDTTNLITLDNTGVQAAVTGNVGSGTTDSNNYAIDTVRPTATIVVADTALRIGETSLVTITFSEAVSGFTNADLTIANGTLTSVSSSDGGITWTATFTPSASINDTTNLITLDNTGVADLGGNAGSGTTDSNNYAIDTVRPTATIVVADATLSAGETSLVTITFSEAVSGFTNADLSIANGTLSAVSSSDGGITWTATFTPTASITDATNLITLNNTGVSDLSGNAGSGTTDSNNYAIDTTLPTATIVVADNALKIGETSLVTITFSEAVSGFTNADLTIANGTLTAVSSGDGGITWTATFTPTTSITDATNLITLDNTGVQAVGTGNVGIGTTDSNNYAIDTVRATATIVVSDTALRIGETSLVTITFSEAVSGFTNADLTITNGTLSAVSSSDGGITWTATFTPNASINDTTNLITLDNTGVADLSGNAGSGTTDSNNYVIDTVRPTATIVLADATLSAGETSLVTITFSEAVSGFTNADLSIANGTLTAVSSSDGGITWTATFTPTVGVNDSSNVITLANTGVADVAGNTGSGTTNSGNYTIDTVLPTATIVVADNALSVGETSLVTITFSEAVTGFTNADLTIANGTLSSVTSGDGGITWTATFTPTNAITDTSNLITLDNSGVQNGSGNAGSGTTDSNNYAIDTVRPTATIVVADAALAVGQTSVVTITFSEAVTGFTTADLTVSNGTLSNLSTSDNITYTATLTPTASVTDSTNLITLDNTGVIDAAGNTGAGTTDSNNYAIDSLRPTATIVLSDTTLKPGETALVTITFSEAVTGFDNSDLSVANGTLSAVSSSDGGITWTGTFTPTIGITDASNIITLANTGVTDVAGNTGAGTTNSANYVVETQVPTASIVVADNALKVGETSLVTITFSEAVSGFSNADLTIANGTLSNVSSSDGGVTWTATFTPTASVTDTTNLISLDNSGVINASGNSGVGVTDSNNYAIDTARPTATIVVADNKLGIGETTTVTITFSEAVSGFDLSDLSVANGVLSNLASSDGGVTWTATLTPTASLNDATNLILLDTGNVLDAAGNAGASIAISNNYALDATRPTVTIVVANPNLGIGQTTLVTFTFSEAVSDFDLSDLSVTNGELTNLASSDGGKTWTGNFTPAANITDPSNFIALDTSNVTDLAGNIGASVAVSNNYTINTVPAFVVLPPVTVPAQPNVPLQPIVFTPPTGDLGSPLTFAPLFEQRVIGNGIRPLGDIFMNHGALAPSFIAQVFSSSDNGGDGSGHGFLGFGGGDGGVFGSSTLSNLFNQDTGSEGDSLSTFGNNSIRMGDASQGLRGVFGAPSLGQQLQQLKDTEQRQVESLAAALQQVGISEMQA from the coding sequence ATGTGGTGGAGCAAAGGCAAGTCGCGGGTTACCGAAGGCGCACGAGCGCTGGCCTCGCCAATGATCATGTCCCTGGAACCACGCATGCTGTTCGACGGTGCGGTGGCCGCGACGGTGGCCGACACCGCCGAGGCTGACAGCCATGCCACCGCCGAGGCGGTCAAGGCACCGACGGCCGACCAACCGGTCGCCAGCAAGGACACCCACGGCCAGGCCGATGCCACGCCAGCACCGGCCCCCGCTGCCGTGCCGGGGCAGAGCGTGGTGTTCGTCGATTCGCGGGTCAAGGACGCCGACAGCCTGCTTCAGGGTGTCGCGCCCGGTACTCAGGTGGTTCAACTGGATGCCAGCAAAGATGGCTTGCAGCAAATTGCCGACTATCTGGACACCCATCAGGGCATCAGCTCAGTGCAGATCATTGCCCACGGCAACGCGGGCGATCTGTGGCTGGGCGATAGTTATCTGTCGGCCGACAACGTCGCGGCCCGCAGCGCAGTGCTGACGGAAATCGGCAAGGACATGAACGTCGGTGGCGACATTTTGATCTATGGCTGCTACACCGCCGAAGGTGAGCGTGGCTTGAGTTTTGTCGACTCGCTGGCGCAACTGACCGGCCGCGATGTGGCTGCTTCCAGTAATCGCACCGGGATCGGTGGCGACTGGAATCTGGAAATTGCCACCGGCAACATCGAAAGCGCCAACGTCCTCTCGACCACGGCCATGAGCGAGTATCAGTGGGGGCTGGCCACCTGGACCGCCACCAACAACGCCAACACGGGCGTCGGCTCGTTGCGTGCCGCCATTGCCTCGGCGCAGAACGGCGATATCGTCACCTTTAACAGCAGCATGACGGTGCAGCTGACGTCCGAACTGCTGATCAACAAGAACATCACCGTTGATGGCGACTTGAACAACGACGGCGCGGCTGACGTGATTCTCGATGGTCAGTACCAGACCCGAGTGATTGAAATAGCGGCGGGCAAAATCGTGACGCTCGATGGCCTGGTGATCACCCGAGGCCTGGTGTCGGGCACGGGCGGCAACGGAGGCTACGGTGCCACCGGCGCGATGGCCGGGGGCATTTTCAACGCAGGGATTCTGACCCTGAACAACGTTACCGTGACTTCCAACGGCGCTTCCGGTGGCGGTGGCGGCGGCGGTGTTACAGGCGCTTTTTACGGCGGTGGCGGTGGTGGTGGCGGCGGTTTGGGCGGCCAGGGCGGCGGGCATGGCGGTTCGGCAGGGCCGGGCACCGGCACCTTGGGCGGTGGGGCGGGCGGTGGCGGTGCTGGCGGTTATGGCGGCGGTTATGACGCGACCCACATGGGCGGTCGAGGTGGCACCACCACTGGCGGTCTTGGCGGGGTGGGTGTTTCCAATTACAGCAACGGCGGTAACGGCGCGACGGCCACCAATGGCACGATTTCCATTGGCGGCGGTGGTGGCGGGGCCGGTTGGGACAAGGTGGGTGGCGCTGGCGGCAACGCGGTGGGCGGGATCTACAACGCCAGCAGCGGCACCATCACCATCGTCGGTACGTCGACCATCAGCAACAACATTGGCGCCGGCGGTGGTGGCGGCGGTGGTGGTGGCTATGCCAATGCCAGCAATGGCGGCGCGGGCGGCAAGGGCGTCGGTGCGATCTGGAACAAAGGCACATTGTTGATCACGGCAGCCAACTTCGCCGCCCTGGCCGGTAATGCCGCTGGCAGTGGTGCCGGTGGTACCGCGCAGGGCGGGGGGGCAACCGGCACCTCGCCAACCTCTGTTGCGACAATCTATAACGATGGCGGTGTACTCAACACCGCGTATTCGCCGCCGCCGACCGCGACCATTGTGGTCGCTGACACTACACTGGGCATCGGCGAAACGTCCTTGGTGACGATCACCTTCTCCGAGGCCGTGACCGGTCTGACCAATGCGGATCTGACCATCGCCAACGGCACGTTGACGGCAGTGAGCAGCGGCGATGGCGGCATCACCTGGACGGCAACGTTCACGCCGACCGCCAGTCTTTCCGATACGACCAACGTCATTACCCTGGACAACACCGGGGTAATAAACGGTCTGGGCACCGCCGGCGTCGGTACCACCAACTCCAATAACTATGTCGTCGATACGGCGCGGCCAACCGCCAGCATTGTGTTCACCGACACGGCCCTCAGGGCCGGCGAAACCTCGCTGGTGACCATCACCTTCAACGAAGCGGTCACCGGTCTCACCAACGCCGACCTGACAATTGCCAACGGCACGTTGACCTCGGTGAGCAGCGGCGACGGCGGCATCACCTGGACGGGGACCTTCACTCCAACCGCCAGCATCACTGACGCGACCAACCTGATTACCCTGGACAACACCGGGGTCAGCGACCTGGCGGGCAACGCCGGCAGCGGCACCACCGATTCGAACAACTACGCCATCGATACCGTGCGGCCAACGGCAACCATCGTGGTGACGGACACGGCGTTGAGAATCGGCGAAACCTCTCTGGTGACCATCACCTTCTCCGAGGCGGTAAGCGGTTTTACCAACGCCGACCTGACCATCGCCAACGGCACGTTGACCTCGGTGAGCAGCAGCGACGGCGGCATTACCTGGACCGCCACGTTCACCCCGAACGCGAGCATCAATGACACGACCAATCTGATCACCCTGAACAACACCGGGGTCAGCGACCTGGCGGGTAACGCCGGCAGCGGCACCAGCGATTCCAACAATTACGCCATCGATACACTCCGTCCAACCGCGACCATCGTGGTCGCGGACACGGCGTTGAGAATCGGCGAAACCTCTCTGGTAACCATCACCTTCTCTGAGGCGGTGAGTGGTTTTACCAACGCCGACCTGACCATCACCAACGGCACGTTGACCTCGGTGAGCAGCAGCGATGGCGGTATCACCTGGACCGCGACCTTCACACCTTCCGCGAGCATCAACGACACGACCAATCTGATCACCCTGGATAACACCGGGGTCAGCGATCTGGCGGGTAATGCCGGCAGCGGCACCACCGATTCCAACAACTATGCCATCGACACCGTGCGCCCAACGGCCACCATTGTGGTCGCGGACACGGCGCTGAGAATCGGCGAAACCTCGCTGGTAACGATCACCTTCAGTGAAGCGGTCAGTGGTTTCACCAACGCCGACCTGACGATTACCAACGGCACGTTGACTGCGGTGAGCAGCAGCAACGGCGGCATCACCTGGACCGCGACGTTCACGCCTTCCGCGAGCATCAACGACACGACCAACCTGATCACCCTGGACAACACCGGCGTGGCTGATCTGGCGGGTAACGCCGGCAGCGGCACCACCGATTCCAACAACTACGCCATCGACACCCTGCGCCCGACGGCGACAATCGTGCTGGCCGATACAGCGCTGACAGCGGGCGAAACCTCGCTGGTGACCATCACCTTCTCCGAAGCGGTGACCGGTTTCACCAACGCCGACCTGAGCATTGCCAATGGCACCTTGACCGCGGTGAGCAGCAGCGACGGCGGCATCACCTGGACCGCAACGTTTACCCCGACGGCAGGGATCATCAGCGCGACCAACGTCATCAGCCTGGCCAACACCGGCGTGGCGGATCTGGCGGGCAACACCGGCAGCGGCATCAGTTCCTCGGGCAACTACGCTATCGACACCGCTCCGCCGACCGCGACGATTGTGGTGGCGGACACTGCGTTGAGAATCGGTGAAACGTCACTGGTGACCATCACCTTCAACCAGGCCGTGAGCGGTTTCACCAACGCTGACCTGACGATTGCCAACGGCACATTGACCGCGGTGAGCAGCGGTGACGGCGGCATTACCTGGACCGCCACCTTCACTCCGACCGCCAGCATTACTGATACGACCAACCTGATCACCTTGGACAACACCGGCGTGCAGGCTGCCGTCACCGGTAACGTCGGCAGCGGCACCACCGACTCCAACAACTACGCCATCGACACCGTGCGCCCGACGGCCACCATCGTGGTTGCGGACACCGCGCTGAGAATCGGCGAAACCTCGCTGGTGACCATCACCTTCTCCGAAGCGGTGAGCGGTTTTACTAACGCGGATCTGACCATTGCCAACGGCACATTGACCTCGGTGAGCAGCAGCGATGGCGGCATCACCTGGACCGCCACCTTCACGCCTTCTGCGAGCATCAACGACACGACCAACCTGATCACCCTGGACAACACCGGCGTGGCTGATCTGGGGGGTAACGCCGGCAGCGGCACCACCGATTCCAACAACTATGCCATCGACACGGTCCGACCCACCGCGACCATCGTTGTGGCCGACGCTACCCTGAGCGCCGGCGAAACCTCGCTGGTGACCATTACCTTCTCCGAGGCGGTGAGCGGTTTTACCAACGCCGACCTGAGCATTGCCAATGGCACGTTGAGCGCGGTCAGCAGCAGTGACGGCGGCATCACCTGGACTGCCACGTTCACGCCAACCGCCAGCATTACCGACGCCACCAACCTGATCACCCTGAACAACACCGGGGTCAGCGATCTGTCCGGCAATGCCGGTAGCGGTACCACCGATTCCAACAACTACGCCATCGACACCACCCTGCCGACCGCGACGATCGTGGTGGCCGACAATGCGCTGAAAATCGGTGAAACGTCGCTGGTGACCATTACCTTCAGTGAAGCGGTCAGCGGTTTCACCAACGCCGACCTGACCATTGCCAACGGCACCTTGACGGCGGTGAGCAGCGGTGACGGCGGCATTACCTGGACGGCAACGTTCACGCCAACCACCAGCATTACCGACGCAACCAACTTGATCACCCTGGACAACACCGGCGTGCAGGCTGTCGGCACCGGTAACGTGGGCATCGGCACCACCGATTCCAACAACTACGCCATCGACACCGTGCGGGCAACGGCCACCATCGTGGTGTCGGACACGGCGCTGAGAATCGGCGAAACCTCGCTGGTGACCATCACCTTCAGCGAAGCGGTCAGCGGTTTCACCAACGCCGACCTGACCATCACCAACGGGACATTGAGCGCGGTGAGCAGCAGTGACGGTGGCATCACCTGGACCGCGACCTTCACCCCGAACGCGAGCATCAACGACACCACCAACCTGATCACCCTGGACAACACCGGCGTGGCCGATCTGTCGGGCAACGCCGGCAGCGGCACCACCGATTCCAACAACTACGTCATCGACACGGTCCGACCCACCGCGACCATCGTCCTGGCCGACGCTACCCTGAGTGCTGGTGAAACCTCGCTGGTGACCATCACGTTCAGCGAAGCGGTCAGCGGTTTCACCAACGCCGACCTGAGCATCGCCAACGGCACGTTGACCGCGGTGAGCAGCAGTGACGGCGGCATCACCTGGACCGCGACCTTCACCCCAACCGTCGGCGTGAATGACTCTAGCAACGTCATTACCCTGGCCAATACCGGTGTGGCCGATGTGGCCGGCAACACCGGCAGCGGCACCACCAACTCCGGCAACTACACCATCGATACGGTGCTGCCGACGGCCACTATCGTCGTTGCCGACAATGCGTTGAGCGTCGGTGAAACGTCGCTGGTGACCATCACCTTCTCCGAGGCGGTAACCGGTTTCACCAACGCCGACCTGACCATCGCCAATGGCACCTTGAGCTCTGTAACCAGCGGTGATGGTGGCATCACCTGGACCGCAACCTTTACGCCGACCAATGCCATCACCGACACCAGCAACCTCATCACCCTGGATAACAGCGGTGTACAAAACGGCTCGGGCAACGCCGGTAGCGGCACCACCGATTCCAATAACTACGCCATCGACACCGTACGCCCGACGGCAACCATCGTGGTCGCGGACGCGGCGCTGGCGGTTGGTCAAACATCGGTGGTGACCATCACGTTCTCTGAAGCGGTGACCGGTTTTACCACGGCCGACCTGACGGTGAGCAACGGTACCCTGAGCAATCTGAGCACCAGCGATAACATCACCTACACCGCAACCCTGACGCCGACGGCGAGCGTCACCGATTCGACCAACCTGATTACCCTGGACAACACCGGAGTGATCGATGCGGCCGGCAACACGGGCGCCGGTACCACCGATTCGAATAACTATGCCATCGACAGCCTGCGCCCGACCGCCACCATCGTGCTGAGCGATACGACTCTGAAACCTGGGGAAACTGCGCTGGTGACCATCACCTTCAGCGAGGCGGTGACAGGTTTCGACAACAGTGATTTGAGCGTCGCCAACGGTACCTTGAGCGCGGTCAGCAGCAGCGACGGCGGCATCACCTGGACCGGAACTTTCACCCCGACTATCGGGATTACCGACGCCAGCAACATCATTACCCTGGCCAATACCGGTGTGACTGATGTGGCCGGCAATACCGGGGCCGGCACCACCAACTCGGCTAACTATGTGGTGGAAACCCAGGTGCCGACCGCCAGCATCGTGGTTGCCGACAACGCCCTCAAGGTCGGTGAAACTTCGCTGGTGACGATCACCTTCAGTGAAGCGGTCAGCGGTTTCAGCAACGCCGACCTGACCATTGCCAACGGCACCCTCAGCAACGTTTCATCCAGCGATGGCGGCGTGACCTGGACCGCGACTTTCACGCCTACCGCCAGCGTGACGGACACCACTAACCTGATCAGCCTGGACAACAGCGGTGTGATCAACGCGTCGGGCAACAGCGGCGTCGGCGTGACCGATTCCAACAACTACGCGATCGATACCGCTCGCCCGACCGCAACCATTGTGGTCGCGGACAATAAACTGGGTATCGGCGAGACCACTACCGTCACCATTACCTTCAGCGAAGCGGTGTCCGGTTTCGACCTGTCGGACCTCAGCGTGGCCAATGGCGTGCTGTCCAACCTGGCCAGCAGCGACGGCGGTGTGACCTGGACCGCCACGCTCACGCCAACCGCGAGCCTTAACGATGCGACCAACCTGATCCTGCTCGACACCGGCAATGTGCTCGACGCGGCGGGCAATGCCGGCGCTAGCATCGCCATTTCCAACAACTACGCGCTCGATGCGACTCGCCCGACCGTCACCATCGTTGTTGCCAACCCGAACCTGGGCATTGGCCAGACGACGCTGGTGACCTTCACGTTCAGTGAGGCGGTCAGCGACTTCGATTTGTCGGACCTGAGCGTCACCAACGGCGAGCTGACTAACCTGGCCAGCAGCGACGGCGGCAAGACCTGGACCGGGAACTTCACACCTGCCGCGAACATCACCGACCCAAGCAACTTCATTGCGCTGGACACCAGCAATGTCACGGACCTGGCGGGCAACATAGGTGCCAGCGTTGCGGTCTCCAACAACTACACGATCAACACCGTGCCGGCGTTTGTGGTCTTACCACCTGTCACCGTGCCCGCTCAGCCTAACGTGCCATTGCAGCCAATCGTCTTCACCCCGCCCACTGGCGATCTCGGCTCGCCGCTGACCTTTGCCCCGCTGTTTGAGCAACGGGTGATCGGCAACGGCATTCGGCCTTTGGGCGACATTTTCATGAACCACGGGGCGCTGGCGCCAAGCTTTATCGCACAAGTATTCAGCAGCAGTGACAACGGTGGCGATGGTTCAGGCCACGGCTTCCTCGGCTTTGGCGGGGGTGACGGCGGGGTCTTCGGCAGCAGCACGCTGTCGAATCTGTTCAATCAAGACACTGGCAGCGAAGGGGATTCGCTGAGCACCTTTGGTAATAACTCAATCAGGATGGGAGATGCTTCCCAAGGACTGCGCGGCGTGTTTGGCGCACCGAGTCTTGGCCAGCAATTGCAACAGCTCAAAGACACCGAGCAGCGGCAGGTTGAAAGCCTGGCCGCGGCTTTGCAACAGGTCGGCATCAGTGAAATGCAGGCCTGA
- a CDS encoding TolC family protein, translating to MKRSQKLFGASLLALAISGCAVTSKPIERSVSQQRAKSDLQNMYTGQEPLSGPLTLHQAMARAVKYNLEGRLKIMEEALAKRQLDLASFDMLPRMALDAGYVGRNNVNASSSQSVETGTQSLEPSTSQDRDREVADLTMVWNVLDFGVSYISAKQQGDQRLIVQERRRKVINTIVQDVRSAYWRAMAAERLLKQIDSLMARVETARNNSQSMSEQRIGDPIQALGYQRSLIEATRQLEEQRRALSLAKTELATLINLPLGTDLKLATQDDYVIPELKIDLASLEQEALTSRPELREQDYQTRISAAETRKAMLRLLPGLEFSAGGHYDSNSFLVEQGWADYGVKVTWNLFNVISAPAAIDVAKAGEEVAVARRQAMSIAVLAQLYVANANYREAMRQFKTNQQLSDIDGQIVGQLRNRYQAAGLGELDLIQGELNTLQADLRRDLSYADLRNAYGQIFASAGLDPLPDEVQSTEVQSIATALANREEAWAAGNISVPVAHAPVQ from the coding sequence ATGAAGAGAAGTCAGAAGTTATTCGGCGCCAGCCTGCTGGCGCTGGCGATCAGCGGGTGTGCAGTCACCAGTAAACCGATCGAACGCAGCGTCAGCCAACAGCGCGCCAAGAGCGATCTGCAAAACATGTACACGGGTCAGGAACCCCTCAGCGGGCCGCTGACCCTGCACCAGGCCATGGCTCGCGCGGTGAAGTACAACCTCGAAGGCCGGCTCAAGATCATGGAGGAGGCCTTGGCCAAGCGCCAACTCGACCTCGCCAGTTTCGACATGCTGCCACGCATGGCGCTGGATGCCGGTTACGTGGGGCGTAACAACGTCAACGCTTCCAGCAGCCAGAGCGTGGAAACCGGAACCCAGTCCCTGGAACCATCGACCTCCCAGGACCGCGACCGTGAAGTGGCGGACCTGACCATGGTCTGGAACGTGCTCGACTTCGGCGTCAGTTACATCAGTGCCAAGCAGCAGGGCGATCAGCGGCTGATCGTGCAGGAGCGTCGGCGCAAGGTGATCAACACCATCGTTCAGGACGTACGCTCGGCCTATTGGCGAGCCATGGCCGCCGAACGTTTGCTCAAGCAAATCGACAGCCTGATGGCCCGGGTCGAAACCGCTCGCAACAATAGCCAGAGCATGAGCGAACAGCGCATCGGCGATCCGATTCAGGCATTGGGTTATCAGCGCTCACTGATCGAAGCGACCCGCCAACTGGAAGAACAGCGCCGTGCGTTGTCGCTGGCGAAAACCGAACTGGCGACCCTGATCAATCTGCCGCTGGGCACCGACCTCAAGTTGGCGACCCAGGACGATTACGTCATCCCGGAGCTCAAGATCGACCTCGCCAGCCTGGAACAGGAAGCCCTGACCAGTCGGCCGGAGTTGCGAGAGCAGGATTACCAGACCCGCATCAGCGCCGCCGAAACCCGCAAAGCCATGCTGCGTCTGCTGCCGGGGCTGGAGTTTTCCGCCGGTGGGCATTACGACAGCAACTCGTTTTTGGTGGAGCAGGGCTGGGCGGATTACGGGGTGAAAGTCACCTGGAACCTGTTCAATGTGATTTCAGCACCCGCCGCGATCGACGTCGCCAAGGCCGGTGAAGAAGTCGCCGTGGCGCGTCGACAGGCGATGTCGATTGCCGTACTGGCGCAGCTTTACGTGGCCAACGCCAACTATCGCGAGGCGATGCGGCAGTTCAAGACTAATCAGCAACTATCAGACATTGATGGGCAAATCGTCGGCCAACTGCGCAATCGTTATCAGGCGGCCGGGCTTGGCGAACTGGACCTGATTCAGGGTGAGCTGAACACGTTGCAAGCGGATCTGCGACGCGACTTGTCTTACGCCGACCTGCGCAACGCTTACGGGCAAATCTTCGCGAGCGCCGGTCTTGATCCGTTGCCTGACGAAGTGCAATCGACCGAAGTCCAATCCATCGCCACCGCCCTGGCCAATCGCGAAGAGGCGTGGGCGGCGGGCAACATCTCAGTGCCGGTGGCCCATGCCCCGGTCCAATAA
- the cysC gene encoding adenylyl-sulfate kinase has protein sequence MPRSNNLLAPTASISRAQRETRNGHRGAAILLTGLPAAGKSTLAQALHAELFEHGVQSVVLDGDGLRVGLNRDLGFTDSDRLENIRRASELAALLVENGQIVILAMIAPLVELREVFARRLGEDYREVWCSASLAVCEQRDPKGHYARARRGELAGFTGVSAPYEPPPCASLVLDTGAQTVEACLDRLLTWLGECAVLPKR, from the coding sequence ATGCCCCGGTCCAATAACCTGCTGGCGCCGACGGCGAGCATCAGCCGCGCCCAAAGGGAGACCCGCAACGGTCATCGTGGCGCGGCGATTCTGCTGACCGGTTTACCGGCCGCGGGCAAGTCAACCTTGGCCCAGGCACTGCACGCCGAGCTGTTCGAGCACGGTGTGCAGAGTGTGGTACTCGATGGCGACGGACTGCGGGTCGGGCTCAATCGCGATTTGGGGTTTACCGACAGTGATCGCCTGGAAAACATCCGCCGCGCCAGCGAACTTGCGGCGCTGTTGGTCGAGAACGGGCAGATTGTCATCCTGGCGATGATCGCGCCCTTGGTGGAGTTGCGTGAAGTGTTCGCCCGACGGTTGGGCGAGGATTACCGCGAAGTCTGGTGCAGCGCCTCGTTGGCAGTGTGTGAACAGCGTGACCCCAAAGGTCATTACGCTCGGGCTCGACGGGGTGAGTTGGCGGGGTTTACCGGTGTCTCCGCGCCTTACGAACCACCGCCATGTGCGTCGCTGGTGCTCGACACGGGCGCGCAAACGGTCGAGGCCTGTCTCGACCGTTTGCTGACCTGGCTCGGCGAATGCGCGGTGCTGCCGAAACGATGA
- a CDS encoding aspartyl/asparaginyl beta-hydroxylase domain-containing protein, with protein sequence MSRPAFSRLPVTVDLPLLLQALAAIGEGDWHSHFNSDYYAGDWSGVALISAADALTELSPGRGEPLLRSPWLQDVRWQQGLRDLPLEIVCARLLRLGPGGRIHEHRDYDLGEPDADLRLHIPLLSPPRVDFLLDGQRMPMAAGECWFLDLSRPHRVDNRDTQARIHLVLDCRPGAWLEQAIIDGLATTPSPQIGHDAFAQFQTLVASDPQLCKSLQGLQDNQAFIVRTLELGAERGLLFTREELRAAMRDGRRQWNEQWSA encoded by the coding sequence ATGAGTCGGCCGGCCTTCTCCCGCTTGCCGGTAACGGTGGATTTGCCGTTGCTGTTGCAGGCGCTGGCGGCAATAGGCGAGGGCGATTGGCACAGTCACTTCAATAGCGATTATTACGCTGGTGACTGGAGCGGTGTGGCGCTGATTTCCGCAGCCGATGCCTTGACTGAACTGTCGCCCGGTCGCGGTGAGCCTTTATTGCGTTCGCCCTGGCTGCAAGATGTTCGATGGCAGCAAGGGCTGCGGGATCTGCCGCTGGAGATCGTCTGCGCGCGCCTGTTGCGGCTCGGCCCGGGCGGGCGCATTCACGAGCATCGCGACTATGACCTGGGCGAACCAGACGCTGATTTGCGTCTGCACATTCCGCTGCTCAGCCCACCCCGAGTGGACTTTCTGCTGGACGGCCAGCGCATGCCGATGGCCGCAGGCGAATGCTGGTTTCTCGACCTGTCACGGCCTCATCGCGTGGACAATCGCGATACCCAGGCACGGATTCATCTGGTGCTCGATTGCCGACCCGGTGCCTGGCTGGAGCAGGCGATTATCGACGGGCTGGCAACCACGCCGTCGCCGCAAATCGGCCATGACGCTTTTGCGCAGTTTCAGACATTGGTGGCCAGCGATCCGCAGCTGTGCAAGTCCTTGCAGGGGTTGCAGGACAACCAAGCTTTTATCGTCCGTACGCTGGAGCTGGGGGCCGAGCGGGGTCTGCTGTTCACCCGTGAAGAACTGCGCGCGGCGATGCGCGACGGTCGCCGTCAATGGAATGAACAATGGAGCGCCTGA